CGGGCCAGCGCGGCCTCGGCCGCCTCCCGGGTCATCTTGTCCTTGCCGACGAACTTCTCGTACGAAGCGGTGATACCGGCCAGACCGCGCGCGGTGGCGGCGTCCGACACGTCCCTGAGCACCACCTCGTGTCCGGCGGCCGCCGAGACCTGGGCGATGCCGGAACCCATCAGGCCGGCACCGATCACAGCGATTCTCATAGTCATGTCGGCAGCCTACTAGCGAGTAGGTATCCTCGGCCCCATGGCAGTCAACCTCACACGCATCTACACCAGGACCGGCGACGACGGGAGCACCCGGCTCGGCGACATGAGCAAGACCTCGAAGACCGACCCCCGGCTGATCGCCTACGCGGACACCGACGAGGCCAACTCCTCGATCGGCGTGGCCATCGCCATGGGCGGCCTGCGGGACGAGGTCGTCACGACCCTGACGAGGATTCAGAACGAACTGTTCGACGTGGGCGCGGACCTGTGCAACCCGGTCGTCGAGAACCCGCAGCACCCCCCGCTCAGGGTGGAGCAGCAGGACATCGACCGGCTCGAACGGGACTGCGACCACTACCTCGAGCCGCTGGAGAAGCTGCGCTCGTTCATCCTGCCGAGCGGCACGCCGGGCAGCGCCCTGCTGCACGTCTCGCGCACGGTGGTGCGCCGGGCCGAGCGTTCGGCCTGGACGGCGTTGGAGGCGGAGGGGCAGAGCATGAACGTGCTCACCGCCAAGTACCTCAACCGGCTCTCCGACCTGCTGTTCATCCTGGCCAGAGACGCCAACCGGGAGGCGGGCGGCGACGTGCTGTGGGTGCCCGGGGCGAGCCGGGAGGGCTGAGCGGCCGAGAGCGCGTCAGGAAACTCGGGAGACGCCCTGGCCCGGAGGCGCCGCCTCCAGCCAGGACAGGAAGCCGGTCAGGGCGTCCTCGGACAGGGCCAGCTCGGCGTAGCCGGCGCCGAAGCGGCAGTCGAGGATGGTCCAGCCGGGGAAGAGCGCGAGCTCCTCGGTGCCCTCGGGCGCCCGGCGGCCTATCACCTCGAGGTCCCGGCGGGTGAGCACCGCGGCCGGGCGGAAGGCGTAGGAGAAGATGCGGTACCAGTCCACCCGGTCCGCGCCGTACTGCGCGATCCCGTAGGACCAGCCGCGGCCGTCGCGCACGGCGGCGGCGGTGAGCGGGGTGCCGGTGCCGCGCACCGGGCCGGCCTCCGGGGCGTCCTCGGGCGCGGACCCGCTCAAGCGCGAAGCAGCCCGCGTCGCCCCCGGCAGAGCGGGAGTCAGACGCAGGCTGCAGTCGAAGGTGCCGCCCCGGCGCCGGATCATCACCCGGCGCAGGAACAGAGCGCCTATCGCGAGAAGGACGAGCAGGCACAGCGAGAGAACGAAACCGAGGACGGCGCTCAACATCGCCGACCTGCCCAGCCGCACGTGCTCAACGCTGCCCCCCGCCGGCTATCGGCCGACGGCGCGAAGCCGCAGCTCCGCTCGGGCCGCGGCGGCCTCGGAATCCGCGCCGTAGCCGCCCGCCTGGGCGGTGGCCAGGGACTCCTGGGCGCGAGCCGCGTCGATGTCGTCGACGAGTTCGGCCGCCTCGCTCAGCAGCGAGACCCGGTCGTCGGCCACCGAGATGAAGCCTCCGTGCACCGTGGCTCGCAGGATCTCGCCCGGCGCCCCGTCCACGACCGTCTTGATGGTGACCACGCTCGGATTCATCACCGAGAGGATCGGCTGGTGCTTGGGCATGATGCCCACCTCGCCGTCCGCCGTCTTCGCGACGACGAGCGAGGCCTTGCCCGACCAGACCTCCCGGTCGGCCGCGACCAATGCCACGTCGAGTTCAGCCATGGGTGCGGCTCCTCTACCAC
This genomic window from Actinospica robiniae DSM 44927 contains:
- a CDS encoding F0F1 ATP synthase subunit epsilon, with protein sequence MAELDVALVAADREVWSGKASLVVAKTADGEVGIMPKHQPILSVMNPSVVTIKTVVDGAPGEILRATVHGGFISVADDRVSLLSEAAELVDDIDAARAQESLATAQAGGYGADSEAAAARAELRLRAVGR
- a CDS encoding DUF2550 domain-containing protein, coding for MLSAVLGFVLSLCLLVLLAIGALFLRRVMIRRRGGTFDCSLRLTPALPGATRAASRLSGSAPEDAPEAGPVRGTGTPLTAAAVRDGRGWSYGIAQYGADRVDWYRIFSYAFRPAAVLTRRDLEVIGRRAPEGTEELALFPGWTILDCRFGAGYAELALSEDALTGFLSWLEAAPPGQGVSRVS
- a CDS encoding cob(I)yrinic acid a,c-diamide adenosyltransferase, with translation MAVNLTRIYTRTGDDGSTRLGDMSKTSKTDPRLIAYADTDEANSSIGVAIAMGGLRDEVVTTLTRIQNELFDVGADLCNPVVENPQHPPLRVEQQDIDRLERDCDHYLEPLEKLRSFILPSGTPGSALLHVSRTVVRRAERSAWTALEAEGQSMNVLTAKYLNRLSDLLFILARDANREAGGDVLWVPGASREG